Proteins from a single region of Leuconostoc lactis:
- a CDS encoding MerR family DNA-binding transcriptional regulator yields MENKNYLTIGKLSSYSGIHIKALRYYESIGILHPALIDANNGYRYYSHAHIPYVKIIKLCADYGIPLGTFNDFIKSETEINLIEIIRKASDILDLKEKQLKEDKQFLEYMQNEISLSQKLDSSINVDLEQTHEDFILIPFDDVFFSNKYYDTINKTISMLKDLEIEFFNRIGCYYSLQYGNYDKFLALKVRGHSSKLKNIKILHIDHVCVQAQHIEPDKITDELIRLKKLKQNSILILEAYENPYNFSTPHLELRILLN; encoded by the coding sequence ATGGAAAATAAAAATTATTTGACTATAGGAAAACTTAGCAGCTATTCTGGTATACATATCAAGGCTTTAAGATATTATGAGTCTATCGGCATTTTACATCCAGCATTAATTGATGCTAATAATGGTTACCGCTATTACTCTCATGCACATATTCCATATGTGAAAATTATAAAATTATGTGCTGATTATGGAATTCCTCTAGGGACTTTTAACGACTTTATTAAGTCCGAAACTGAGATCAATTTGATCGAAATCATTAGAAAAGCTAGTGACATCTTAGATTTAAAAGAAAAGCAATTAAAAGAGGATAAGCAATTTTTAGAATATATGCAAAATGAAATAAGCTTATCTCAAAAACTAGACTCATCAATTAATGTTGATTTAGAGCAAACTCATGAGGATTTTATCTTGATACCTTTCGATGATGTATTTTTTTCAAATAAGTACTATGATACAATTAATAAAACTATCTCTATGTTGAAGGATTTAGAAATAGAATTTTTTAACCGAATTGGGTGTTATTATTCACTCCAGTATGGTAACTACGATAAATTTCTTGCCTTAAAAGTTCGGGGCCACTCATCAAAGTTAAAAAACATAAAAATTTTGCATATTGATCATGTCTGTGTTCAAGCACAACATATTGAACCTGATAAGATAACGGATGAATTAATTAGACTTAAAAAACTTAAGCAAAATTCTATATTAATTCTGGAAGCTTACGAAAATCCGTACAACTTTTCAACGCCACATCTGGAATTAAGGATATTATTAAATTAA
- a CDS encoding CHAP domain-containing protein, translated as MQQNQKENLLKQKSTAEKEAKIAQAEKEKVASAQKSAKEAYTSNSVTNTPSSSVEKSSSPKKENTITSSNTGTTVEQGTSTSSNNDSNNSTSGTGNPNYNPYAGGGCTDFVWQYFAAKGIYIANIVNGNGGYWGTNGVSQGVLRRTNLAPGVIASGFTDHFTGYGTSTTARTSPYGHVAVVTGVNPDGTFNVQEAGYGGTFPWGNVRTNISPENVVFLLPN; from the coding sequence TTGCAACAGAACCAAAAAGAAAATTTACTAAAACAAAAAAGTACTGCTGAAAAGGAAGCAAAAATAGCTCAAGCTGAGAAAGAAAAAGTAGCTTCTGCTCAAAAATCGGCAAAAGAAGCTTATACGAGTAATAGTGTAACAAATACCCCAAGCAGTTCAGTCGAAAAGTCTTCATCACCCAAAAAAGAAAATACTATAACTAGTTCTAATACTGGAACAACTGTAGAACAAGGCACGAGTACCAGTTCAAATAATGATTCTAATAACTCGACTTCTGGCACAGGAAATCCTAATTATAATCCTTATGCAGGCGGAGGCTGTACCGATTTTGTTTGGCAGTACTTTGCCGCTAAAGGAATATATATAGCAAACATAGTAAATGGTAATGGAGGTTATTGGGGAACAAATGGTGTGAGTCAAGGAGTCTTGCGTCGAACAAATTTGGCTCCAGGAGTTATTGCTTCAGGATTTACTGACCATTTTACAGGATATGGAACGTCTACTACAGCTCGAACCTCACCATATGGTCATGTGGCAGTAGTAACTGGGGTGAACCCAGATGGAACATTTAACGTTCAAGAAGCTGGATATGGTGGGACATTTCCTTGGGGAAATGTTAGAACAAATATTAGCCCAGAAAATGTAGTATTCCTACTCCCAAATTAA
- a CDS encoding IS6-like element IS1216 family transposase, which produces MNHFKGKQFQQDVIIVAVGYYLRYNLSYREVQEILYDRGINVSHTTIYRWVQEYGKLLYQIWKKKNKKSFYSWKMDETYIKIKGKWHYLYRAIDADGLTLDIWLRKKRDTQAAYAFLKRLVKQFDEPKVVVTDKAPSITSAFKKLKEYGFYQGTEHRTIKYLNNLIEQDHRPIKRRNKFYRSLRTASTTIKGMEAIQGLYKKTRKEGTLFGFSVCTEIKVLLGIPA; this is translated from the coding sequence ATGAATCATTTTAAAGGAAAGCAATTTCAGCAGGATGTGATTATTGTAGCCGTGGGCTACTATCTTCGTTATAACCTTAGCTATCGTGAAGTTCAAGAAATCTTATATGATCGTGGCATTAACGTTTCTCATACGACGATTTATCGTTGGGTGCAAGAATATGGCAAACTACTCTATCAAATTTGGAAAAAGAAAAATAAAAAATCCTTTTATTCATGGAAAATGGATGAAACGTACATCAAAATTAAAGGAAAATGGCATTATTTGTATCGAGCCATCGATGCAGATGGTTTAACCTTGGATATTTGGTTACGTAAAAAACGGGACACACAAGCAGCCTATGCTTTTCTTAAGCGGTTAGTGAAGCAGTTTGATGAACCGAAGGTTGTAGTCACAGATAAAGCCCCCTCTATTACAAGTGCCTTTAAGAAACTAAAAGAATACGGCTTTTATCAAGGGACAGAACATCGTACCATTAAATACCTGAATAATTTGATTGAACAAGACCATCGTCCAATAAAGAGACGCAATAAATTCTATCGAAGTTTACGCACTGCCTCTACCACGATTAAAGGCATGGAAGCCATCCAAGGATTATATAAGAAAACCCGAAAAGAAGGTACTCTCTTCGGGTTTTCGGTCTGTACTGAAATCAAGGTATTATTGGGAATCCCAGCTTAA
- a CDS encoding MerR family transcriptional regulator gives MPKKPVHNLDISAVFEDDPATIPARKDILGEAINTLNEKVKEIVDARDYLQWKIDNYDSYMIESENKL, from the coding sequence GTGCCAAAAAAGCCTGTCCATAATCTTGACATCAGCGCCGTGTTCGAAGACGACCCGGCTACCATTCCAGCCCGTAAAGACATTCTAGGCGAAGCAATTAATACGCTTAACGAAAAGGTAAAAGAAATTGTTGATGCCCGTGATTATTTACAGTGGAAAATTGACAACTATGATTCTTACATGATTGAATCCGAAAATAAATTATAG
- a CDS encoding IS3 family transposase, which yields MSLAERAVVDMSENAKYSQTKLLAVMNVPSSTFYSHKAPKSPTEHDLQDALIIEKIQEIVDAHEFNNSYGIKRMVQELADQYDIHTGEHRVHRLMQKIEYKSVITQSYKGNRGRPVVERDNLVKDIIIERPYQVLTTDVTYLVMPDKQKLYKASVLDWFTGDVIGAVVGYDMTSDLTKRALQTAMRQIPKSILNAETSIILHSDNGSHFISEEYEDTVSFYGLMHSFSSPGHPEHNTIIENYHSFFKSEFFNPRRLSWSINAIIAGAHRYDYWWNTTRISTKTRPAAIPLAA from the coding sequence ATGAGTTTAGCGGAGCGCGCCGTCGTCGATATGTCTGAAAATGCGAAATATTCTCAAACCAAGTTGCTTGCGGTCATGAATGTGCCCTCAAGCACTTTTTATTCGCACAAAGCTCCAAAATCGCCCACAGAACACGATTTACAAGACGCTCTGATAATCGAGAAAATTCAAGAAATCGTTGACGCGCACGAGTTCAATAATTCCTACGGAATTAAGCGTATGGTGCAGGAATTGGCCGATCAATATGACATACATACCGGTGAACACCGTGTTCATCGCTTGATGCAGAAGATTGAATATAAGTCTGTTATCACTCAGTCTTATAAAGGAAATCGCGGCCGTCCAGTTGTTGAACGCGACAATCTGGTTAAAGACATTATCATTGAACGACCATACCAAGTTCTCACAACTGATGTAACTTACCTGGTGATGCCAGATAAGCAGAAACTCTATAAAGCCAGCGTTCTAGACTGGTTTACCGGTGATGTCATTGGTGCCGTCGTTGGCTATGATATGACATCTGATTTAACTAAACGAGCACTTCAAACAGCTATGCGTCAAATTCCTAAATCGATTCTCAACGCCGAAACATCAATCATTTTGCACTCAGATAACGGTTCCCACTTCATCAGTGAGGAATACGAAGATACCGTCTCATTTTATGGCCTCATGCACTCATTCAGCTCACCGGGGCATCCCGAGCACAACACAATCATCGAAAACTATCACTCATTTTTCAAATCAGAATTCTTCAACCCACGTCGCTTAAGTTGGTCAATCAATGCGATTATTGCAGGAGCGCACCGCTATGACTACTGGTGGAACACCACCAGAATATCTACAAAGACCCGTCCGGCAGCTATACCACTTGCTGCTTAA
- a CDS encoding transposase, whose protein sequence is MTTRNYYSPEQKAAIAALHWDEKQTLSQISRENKISISAVRRWVREYSPAVSDNGEKITKKTVSELEARIAELEQDNQILREAVTLMDKYSREQIKKSNRR, encoded by the coding sequence ATGACTACACGAAATTATTATTCCCCTGAACAGAAGGCAGCTATCGCTGCCCTACATTGGGATGAAAAACAAACATTAAGCCAAATTTCACGTGAAAATAAAATCTCAATAAGCGCCGTTCGGCGCTGGGTCCGTGAGTATTCACCTGCGGTGAGTGACAATGGCGAAAAAATTACCAAGAAAACAGTCTCTGAACTTGAAGCGAGAATTGCCGAACTCGAACAAGATAACCAAATTTTGCGTGAAGCAGTCACTTTAATGGACAAATACTCACGTGAACAGATAAAAAAATCCAACCGACGATGA
- a CDS encoding recombinase family protein has translation MKYGYARVSTSDQKLENQISILEEAGAEKIYQEKFTGTTTKRPEFKKLIQQLTSGDMLIVTKLDRFARNTREALEIIQDLFERGIKVNILNMGLIDSTPTGQLIFTIFSAFAQFERDMIVTRTQEGKNYAKQNDPNFKEGRPKTYSDEQINFAYELREQGMTYKMIYRKTGISIRTQQRRFRELKKE, from the coding sequence ATGAAATATGGCTATGCACGTGTAAGTACAAGTGATCAAAAATTGGAAAATCAGATTTCTATTCTGGAAGAAGCTGGTGCTGAAAAAATTTATCAAGAAAAATTTACAGGAACAACAACTAAACGTCCAGAGTTTAAAAAATTAATCCAACAGCTAACGTCTGGAGATATGTTGATTGTGACTAAGCTAGATCGCTTTGCTAGAAATACACGTGAAGCACTTGAAATTATTCAAGACTTATTTGAACGAGGAATCAAGGTTAATATATTAAACATGGGACTGATTGACAGTACACCAACTGGTCAGCTTATATTTACAATATTTAGTGCATTTGCGCAATTTGAGCGTGATATGATCGTGACGCGTACCCAAGAAGGGAAAAATTATGCTAAGCAAAATGACCCAAACTTTAAGGAGGGGCGTCCAAAAACATATAGTGATGAACAGATTAATTTTGCTTATGAATTACGAGAACAGGGTATGACATACAAAATGATTTATCGAAAAACAGGTATCAGTATTCGGACACAACAAAGACGATTTAGAGAGTTGAAGAAAGAATAG
- a CDS encoding DUF5388 domain-containing protein, with protein sequence MSLVQNNNKKTKVIPRGTDIKPQQQFSINDLEKNKETKKNTTSSTFKYTPTDTSIKVDTKIRDMINTLSLMGYGDNQKEVIQNALDHVLNDMAPETKRSFDTQYQVLENKTIKLMKKKLV encoded by the coding sequence ATGAGTTTAGTTCAAAACAACAACAAAAAAACTAAAGTAATCCCACGTGGAACTGACATTAAACCTCAACAACAATTCTCTATTAATGATCTCGAAAAAAATAAAGAAACAAAAAAAAATACTACAAGTTCTACCTTTAAATACACGCCGACAGATACAAGCATTAAAGTAGATACAAAAATACGAGACATGATTAATACTCTATCTCTTATGGGATACGGCGATAATCAAAAAGAGGTTATCCAAAATGCACTTGATCACGTTCTTAATGATATGGCGCCAGAAACTAAAAGGAGCTTTGACACCCAATATCAAGTGTTAGAAAATAAAACAATCAAGCTCATGAAAAAGAAATTGGTCTAA